The genomic segment GAGAGCGAGATAGCGGCCGCGATGGGCATCTCCTGCGGCTCGGTCAAGACCCACACCGCACGCGGCCTCGCCGCCCTGACCCAGGCGATGGAGGCCCGGCGATGAACGACACCACCGGCAACGACACCGGGCGGGACCGCACCGAGCGGGAGCTGGCCGAGGCGCTCGCCGCGCTGGCGGGCGGGGTACACGCCGCTCCCGACGCCTACCGCACGGCCCGCGGCGACTGGCTCCGCCGTGAACGCCGCCGCCGCCTCGTCCTCGCCGTCCTCGTCCTGCTCGTCTTCGCCCTCGCCACGCTCCTCGGCCTCTGGGTCCTCAACCAGGCCCCCTCCGGCTCCGGGGTGATCTTCTCGGGGGTGGGAGGGACGACGGCGGGAACGGGTCCGGGCTGAGCCGCACCCGACCGCGGGGCGGATCCCGTCGGACTGATCACCCCCGGCTCCGGGAACCCGACCCTCGTGCACCCCCACATCGAGGACTACGCGCTGATCGGCGATCACCAGACGGCCGCGCTGGTGAACCGCCACGGTTCCATCGACTGGCTCTGCCTGCCCCGGTTCGACTCGGCCGCCTGCTTCGCCTCGCTGCTCGGCGGCGAGGAGAACGGGCATTGGAGGATCGCGCCCGGAGAGGGCGGGACCTGCACCCGGCGGGCGTACCGGCACGACTCGCTCGTCCTCGACACGGAGTGGGAGACGGACGAGGGCGCGGTGCGCGTGACCGACCTGATGCCGCAGCGCGATCGCGCCCCCGACGTCGTACGGATCGTCGAAGGCCTGAGCGGCCGGGTCACCATGCGCAGCACGATCCGCCTCCGCTTCGACTACGGCTCGGTCGTGCCCTGGATGCGCAGGTCGGACGGCCACCGCGTGGCGGTCGCGGGCCCGGACGCGGTGTGGCTGCGCTGCGAACCCGAGGTGCGTTCGTGGAGCGAGGACCGGGCCACGTACGCGGAGTTCACGGTGGAGCCCGGCGAGAAGGTCGCGTTCGTGCTGACCTGGCACCCCTCGCACGAACCCCGTCCCCGCCTCGTCGACCCGTACGAGGCGCTGCGGTCGAGCCTCCACGACTGGCGGGCCTGGGCGGCGCGCTGCCGGTACGACGGGCCGCACCGGGACACCGTGGTCCGCTCCCTGATCACCCTCAAGGCCCTCACCTACGCCCCGACCGGCGGCATCGTCGCGGCCGCCACCACCTCCCTCCCCGAGGAGATCGGCGGCGTCCGCAACTGGGACTACCGCCACTGCTGGCTCCGTGACTCCACCCTCACCCTCGGCGCGCTGCTGTCCTGCGGCTACCAGGAGGAGGCCGAGGCCTGGCGTGACTGGCTGCTGCGCGCGGCCGCGGGCGACCCGGCCGACCTGCAGATCATGTACGGCCTGGCCGGAGAGCGCCGCATCCCCGAGTACGACCTGCCCTGGCTGTCCGGCTACGAGGACTCGAGCCCGGTCCGGGTCGGCAACGACGCCGTACGGCAGTTGCAGCTGGACGTGTACGGCGAGGTCATCGACTCCGTGTTCGTGTCCCGGCGTTCGGGACTGCCCGACAAGCCGGACATGTGGCGGATGCAGTGCGCGCTGATGGAGTATCTGCGGACGGCCTGGCGGAAACCGGACGAGGGACTGTGGGAGGTGCGCGGGCCGCGCCGCCACTTCACCCACTCCAAGGTGATGTGCTGGGTCGCCGCCGACCGTGCCGTGCGCACCCTGGAGGACGATCCGACGCTGACCGGCGGTGACCTCGACGGCTGGCGGGCCCTGCGCGACGAGATCCACCGCGAGGTCTGCGAGCGCGGCTACGACGCCGAACGCAACACCTTCACCCAGTCGTACGGCTCCCGTGAACTGGACGCCGCGCTGCTGCTCATCCCCCAGATGGGCTTCCTGCCGCCCGAGGACCCCCGCGTCGTCGGCACGGTCGACGCGATCCGCGAGGAGCTGAGCCACGAGGGGCTCGTGCGCCGCTACAGCGCCGACCACCTCACGGCCGCGACCGCCTCCGTCGACGGGCTGCCGGGCGGCGAGGCCACGTTCCTCGTCTGCTCGTTCTGGCTGGCGGACGCGCTGCACCTGACCGGCCGTACGGAGGAGGCGCGCGAACTGTTCGAACGGCTGGTGGGGCTGGTAAACGACGTGGGGCTGCTCGCCGAGGAGTACGACCCCGTCGCGAAGCGACAGCTCGGGAACTTCCCGCAGGCGTTCAGCCATGTCGGTCTCGTCGGCACCGCCCTCGCTCTCTTCGACGGGGAGGAGGCAGGATAGGGGCCATGGATCTTGGGCTGAAGGACCGTGTCTACATCATCACCGGGGCGACCCGCGGACTGGGCAACGCGGTCGCGCGGGAACTCGTCGCCGACGGCGCGAAGGTGGTCGTCACGGGCCGCGAGGAGGAGAGCGTGGCCGCGGCCGCGGCAGCGCTCGGGGCGAACGCGGTGGGTGTGGCCGCGGACAACGCGGACCCCGAGGCCGCCGAGCGGCTGATCGCCGCCGCCCGTGACCACTTCGGGGGCTTCGACGGCATCCTGGTCAGCGTGGGCGGGCCGGCGCCGGGGTTCGTCGCCGACACCACGGACGAGCAGTGGAGCGCCGCGTTCGCATCGGTGTTCCTGGGGGCGGTCCGCCTGGCGCGGGCGGCCGCCGAGGAGCTCGGTGAGGGCGGCGTCATCGGGTTCGTGCTGTCCGGGTCCGTGCACGAGCCGATTCCGGGGCTGACCATCTCGAACGGGCTGCGGCCGGGGCTGGCCGGGTTCGCCAAGTCGCTCTCCGACGAGCTGGGGCCGCGCGGGATTCGGGTGGTCGGGCTGCTGCCGGCTCGGATCGACACGGATCGGGTGCGTGAGCTGGACGGGATGTCGGCGGATCCGGAGGCGACCCGGGCTGCGCACGAGTCCCGGATCCCGTTGCGACGGTACGGGAGGCCGGAGGAGTTCGGGCGTGCGGGGGCGTTCCTGCTGTCTCCGGCCGCGTCCTATCTGACGGGCATCATGCTGCCGGTCGACGGTGGGATGCGGCACGGGTTCTGAGCTGGCCCTTCGTGGCCGCCGGGCAGGCGGTCGACCTCTTGATGCGGATCAACGTGCCCTCGATGAGGGGGAGTTCGCCGGTGTGGTCGATCCACGCCGATCGGGTGGTCGGACGAGGACGGACGAGGTTCCAGGCCATCGCGCGAGCGGTGGCCCCATCAAGCGGTGCCCCAGCGGTCGGTGACCTGCTCGGCGCCGCGGCAGGCTCGCCGCGGGTGACGGGCTCGGCGAAGCGGACCTCCCTGCCGTGCTTCGGCGGGCGTCCGCCCCGGGACGGTGAGATCCACGGCATGGGGACCGGCTGGCGCATCACCCGGTCCGTACGCATCCGCCCGAGGAACTCCGCCGGCGTGCCGACTGGCCACGTCGATGGGGTCCTTGACCCCGCGGCGGACCTGGTCGGCGGGTGACCTCGGCAACGTCCTCGGTTGGTTCCGGCCGCAGAGCGTCCAGCATCCTCGACCCGCCCACGAACATCTCGGCGGCCTCACCCGCTGGGTCGACAGCGCAACCGCCCCGGTGGCCGACCGCCGCCCGACGGTGGGCTCCGTCGTCATCTCGCGTCTCCCCCTTGATCAGCGGATCCGCTGTCACCCTGTACGGCTCCGCCTGACGTTGATTTACTCGGGGAATGCGCCGGCGAGGCAACGACAGTTCATGGTGGGTCGCCGGCATCGTCGTGGGGTTGCTCCTCGCGGGTCTGGGCGCCGGGCGCATCGGGGCGGCGTACCACCACGAGCGCCAGGAGCGGGGCGTTTCGGCGTGTATCGCCGAGCGGGGTGTCGAGCAGTGCCTGCCTGTACGGACCGCCGCCATCACGAAGACAACCAAGGTGCAGGGCACGTTCGGGGACGGGCTGGACGTGTATCTCGACGGGGCATCGGAGCCGTCGTTCACGGTCTCGCTGGACTGGAGCGAGCGGCTACGCTCGGAGCTCGTCGTCGCCGATTGGCAGGGCCAGGTGTGGGCCTGGCAGGAGCCCGTGCACCATCGGTGGGAAGAACGGAACGACACCCCACTGCCGCTCCGGACGCTCACCTATCTCTCGGTGATCCTTTTCGGCGGCTGGTTGGTACTGCACTTCGGGAGCTACCTGCTGATCGAGGGGCCCAGTCGGTACACCGAACTGGCCGAACGGTTGGTCGCCGCGTACAGCGGGCTGAGCCTTGCGGGAGTGGGGATCCTTTTCGGGTTCGGCTTCGGCCGGCTCTTCGGGCTGCTGTCCATCGCCTGCGTGGTGGGGGCCATCGGTGTCAATGGCGCGGAACACCGGCGCTCTTGGCGGAGCGCCTGGCGCCGTGCCCGCCGTCTACCGCGTTGACCGCATCCGCGTCGGCGGAACGCCTGGAGGCGGGACAAACCGATCGGCGCTCAACTCACCCTTCCCGCTCGGTGCTTGGCCCCTTGCAGTCTGACCTCCGCCGGTAGGGCCGCCAGACCGGCCGAGTTCCGGGCGTGGGTGAGGGCCTCCGTCGTGAGGGTGTGGAGGGCGTCGGCAGGGTTCACATGGGGCTGGAGGAGGAGGCGGACTCGGGCCTCGGGGGCGTTGCGGCGGCCGGTCAGGCGGGCGTGGGCGCGTTCGACGCCGTCCGACTCGGCCGCCTCGCTGGTGAGTACGCCTTCCAGCGCCCGCCCGCGCAGCAGTGCTCCCTCGCCGTCGCCGGTGTCGACGAGCACCTCGGCGAGACGGTGGCGGCGCAGGACCGCCGTCAGCCACCACAGGGCCAGCAGGACGAGGACGGCGAGCCCGGCGATGACGGCGGGCCACCACCAGCCGGAATCACGCCAGCGCGTCCGCTCGGCGTCGCTGAGCAGGACGTCGTCGGGGCCGTCGTGCAGCCACCAGGAGGGCGGGTCCACGCCGAGTCCGACGGCGAGGACGGCGCCGCCGATACCGACCAGGACGAGTCCGACGACTCCGAGCAGCACCCGGTTGACGATCCTCAGCATCGAACACTCACCCCTTCCGGCCGGGCCGGCGTACATGCACCGACAGGGCGGGCGGCCGGGACAGGCCCAGCCCCCGGATACCGTCGGCGAGCGTGGCGTCCAGGTCGGCCCGTACCTCGTCGAGTTCCCGGAAGTGGGACACCGCGCGGACGTCGACCCGCTTGCGTCCCGCCCGGACCCGTACGGACTGCACGCCGGACACCTCCATGGCCCGGTCGCGCAGGGCCAGCGCGGCGGCACCCCGGTGCAGTCCGGCCCGTACCCGGGGGTGGACGCGCCGCATCGGCAGGACGTCGCGCAGTCCGGGGGTGGCGGCGAGCAGGAGCAGCCAGAGGCCGAGGAGTACGGCGACCGAAGCGCCGACGAGCACCCAGACGTCGTCGAGGGGACGCTCGGCGAGCTGCCGGGCCAGCGAACGGCGCCATGCCATGGCGGGCCGGTCGGCGCGGACGGCGACGATGTCGTACAGGAAGAGGCCCGCGCCCGCGAGGAGCAGCGCCGCGAGGACGGCCGCGGGGACTCTGCGCGCGGACCAGAAGCGCTTCTCCCCGCCGTTGTCGCCGTCGAGGTCGGGCGGCGGGTCGTAAGCGGCGGCCGAGGCCGACTGATCCGGCTCGCGGTCGGCCGCCTTCCCCCCGGCCGTCGCGTCGGCCGCGTCGTGGGCCTTCTCGTCGGCCTTCTCGATGACGGGTAGTCGTTGAGTGGTGCCTTCGGAGCGCTGGGGTTCGCTCATCGCGTCCTCCCCTGTGCCGCGTCGTGTGCGTGCGCCAGGTGCAGCCGTTCCACCTGGACGGCCACCTCCGATACGTGCATTCCCGCCAACGTCCCTACCCGCTCGGCGACATGACGACGCACCGCAGCGCATTGGCCACCGATGTCCGAGGGGTACGGGAGTCCGAGGGTGACACGGACGCGCGCGGTCTCCTGACGAAGGACGACGGTGGCGTTCGGGGGCGCGGAGGCAGACGTCGGCGCCACCAGTGCCTCGCGCGCCGCCTGCGCGGCGATCTTCGCGACCACCCGGTCGGCGATCCTGGTCGCCCCGCGCTCACCGGGCGGAACGGCCTTCGTCTCCGTGGGACGGCCGCTGTCCACCGGGTTCACCGGCGTCGGTCGTCACGCCGGCGGAAGAAGTCGCCCAGCTCCAGGTCCCCCTCCAGGACCCGGCCGACGACGAAGCCGACGGCGCCCAGCGCGGCCACCAGCAGGAAGGCGCCGAATCCGCCGAAGTATCCGGCGAAGCCGAGGGCCATCCCTGCGATCATGCCGGTCACGGCCAAGCTCATGCTGCGCTCCTAGGGACTCAGGGACTCCTGTCGCGTGCCATCGGGCTGACGCGTTCCGTCGAACTGTGGTGTCTCATCGGGGCCGGGGCTCCGCTCATTGCAGCCGGGACTCCGGCTCCTCGTCCTCCTCGTCCGGCAGCTTCACATCGCTGACCGCGATGTTGACCTCGACGACCTCCAGGCCGGTCATCCGCTCGACGGCCGCGATGACGTTCTCACGCACATCACGGGCCACGTCGATGATGGACACCCCGTAGTCGACGACGATCTCCAGGTCGAGCGCGGTCTGCACCTCGCCGACCTCGACCTTCACACCCCGGGTCACGGACTTGGCCCCGCCGGGGACCCGGTCCCGCACGGCCCCGAAGGTCCGTGACAGCCCGCTGCCCATGGCGTGCACGCCCACCACTTCCCGCGCGGCGAGCCCGGCGATCTTCTCCACGACGCCGTCGGCGATGGTCGTACGCCCCCGACCTCCCGGATCGCCGCCGCCGCGCCGGGTCGTCCTACGCCCGACCTGCGTCGACTCCTTGGTGGTGTCGGGTCCTTCCGTCCGGTTCCGCTCCGTCATGTCAGTCATGCCGTACGTCCCTTCCGGTCGTCCCCCCTCTAGCCCACAGTAAGCGCGGTTGCGGTGCCGCGCGCCAGGGATGCGGCAGGCTGGAGCAATGACGGCGGACGGATGGACGATGGCGGTACGTCAGCGGCTCGGGCTCGGCCGCGTGCTCCCCCTGGGGGGCCCGCACGACGGCGCGTGGATCACGGAGAGCGCGGCCCGGGCGGCACTGCGCCGTACGGCCGCGTCGCTGCGCGGGGTCGCCCTGGGCCCCCTCCGCATCTCCCTGGCCGACCCGGAGGCCTCTCCCGGCTCCCCCGAAACCGCCGTGCCCCCTCCCCCGAGCGCCCTCCCGCCCGGCCCCCTGCGCGTCACGGCCGACTTCGCCGCCTTCTCGGGCCCGGCCGCCGAGCCCATTCCGGTCACGGCGGCCCGCCTCCGTACGGCGCTCTCCACCACCGCCACGGAACGCCTCGGACTGACGGTGACGGAGATCGACCTCCGGGTGACCCATCTGCTGGAAGACGCGGTGGTGGAGGAGGAGCAACCCGCCTCACCGGCCCCTGAACCCGTGCCCGCCGCCGCGCCCCGGCCCACCGGCGACGACGAGGAGTCCCGTGTGGCCGCCGCGGCGCTCTCGGTCCGCGGCGTCAGCCACCTCACCAGCGCTCTCGGCGGCCCGGGCCGAGCCGTGGACATCGCCCCGGGTCCCGCTCTCCCCCGCCGCCACGTCCGGGTGGAACTGGCGGTGACGCGGGAGAGGCGGGTCCTGGACGTGGCGCGCGACGTGCGACGAGCGGTGGGCGAGGCGCTACCGGACCGCCCCTCGGTGGCGGTACTCATCACGGCCGTCGGCCGCTGAGCACGGCGGACTCCACGAGCGACTCCACGAGAGCTCCACCGAGTCGGCTACTCCCCGACCCCCGCCAGGTCCCGCAGCCGCCGAGCCTGGGCCGCCCGTTCCGCCGCCCGCTGCTCGTCGTACCCCCGGCCTCCGGCTCCCCGCAGCAGCGCCTTGGTCTCGATCACCGCTTCCCGCGGCGCCGTCACCAACGCCCCCGCCAGATCCCGCACGGCGTCGTCGAGTTGATCGACAGGCACCGCGAGATTCGCGAGCCCGACCCGCTGCGCCTCGTCCGCCTGGACGAAACGCCCGGTGAGGCAGATCTCCAGGGCGCGGGCGTACCCGACGAGGCTCACCAGCGGATGGGTCCCCGTGAGGTCGGGCACGAGCCCGAGACTGGTTTCGAGCATGGCGAACTGCACGTCGTCGGCGACGACGCGCAGATCACAGGCGAGGGCAAGCTGGAAGCCCGCACCGACGGCGTGCCCCTGCACGGCGGCGATGGACACGATGTCGTTGCGCCGCCACCAGGTGAACGCCTCCTGGTACTCGGCGATGGTCGAGTCGAGCCCGGCGTCGTCACGGCGCGCGAGCTCGATGAACGACGGCTCCCCCTCGATGCCTTCGGGCGCGAACATCTGCCGGTTGAGCCCGGCGGAGAACGATTTGCCCTCGGCACGCAGCACGACCACGCGGACGGAGCCCGGCACCGACCGCCCGGCCTCGGTGAGCGCCCGCCACAGAGCGGGGCTCTGCGCGTTGCGCTTGGCCGGATTGGTCAGCGTCACCGTGGCGATCGCGTCGTCAACGGTGAGCCGTACGCCGTCCTTGTCGAGCAGCGGTTCGAGCGAAGCCATGGGGCGCCTCCGATGAGTGCGGTCAGCAGAGCGATGGAGCGATGCTAAGTGACTGCACAGTAACCACCCGGTCGATCAGCCGACCGACCGGGTGGCCACCATCGAAGCCGATGGGCCGCCCGGCGTCAGGCCGAGGCGGCTTTCTTGCCCCGCGTCGCGCCGCCACGCCCTCGGAGCGTGACACCCGACTCGCTGAGCATCCGGTGTACGAAGCCATACGAGCGGCCGGTTTCCTCGGCCAGCGCCCGAATGCTCGCACCGGAGTCGTACTTCTTCTTCAGGTCTGCCGCGAGCTTGTCGCGCGCGGCGCCGGTAACCCGGCTGCCCTTCTTCAGAGTCTCGGCCACCCGGTCCTCCTCATGGGAAGTGCGCTCTGGTCTCCTCATGATCACCCCTCCGGCGCGCGATGGCCACCCATTCGGCAAGGTCCGTGAGACAAGGTTTTGACGACAGGAGCGCGTACTCACGAGTGGAACCTGTGATTCCGCCCAGCGGCGTCCGTACGGCCGAACGGGTTGTTCCGCGAAGTGCCAGGTCAGAGACGCGCGACGGCCGAGCCCTTCACGGAGAAGGGCTCGGCCGGGAAATCGATGTAGGACACACCTCGGTACGAGGAGATCTCACACAGATGATGGATCACGGATGGGCCGAATGATCCATACGCAGTTGATCAACCCATTCGGCCGGTCACTCGCTCAGGCGAGCGCGACGAGATCCGCGTAGTCCGCGCCCCACAGGTCCTCGACGCCGTCCGGCAGCAGGATGATCCGCTCCGGCTGGAGCGCCTCGACCGCGCCCTCGTCGTGGGTGACGAGGACGACCGCGCCCTTGTAGGTGCGCAGCGCGCCGAGGATCTCCTCGCGGCTGGCGGGGTCGAGGTTGTTGGTCGGCTCGTCGAGGAGGAGGACGTTCGCGGACGACACCACGAGGGTCGCGAGCGCCAGACGGGTCTTCTCGCCGCCGGAGAGGACCCCGGCCGGCTTGTCGACGTCGTCGCCGGAGAACAGGAACGAGCCGAGCGTCTTACGGATCTCGACCAGGTCCAGGTCGGGGGAGGCGGAGCGCATGTTCTCCAGGACCGTGCGGTCCGGGTCGAGGGTCTCGTGCTCCTGCGCGTAGTAGCCGAGCTTGAGGCCGTGGCCCTCGATCACCTCGCCGGTGTCGGGCTTCTCGACGCCGCCGAGGAGACGCAGGAGGGTGGTCTTGCCGGCACCGTTGAGGCCGAGGATGACGACCCGGGAGCCCTTGTCGATGGCGAGGTCGACGTCGGTGAAGATCTCCAGCGAGCCGTACGACTTCGACAGTCCCTCGGCGGTGAGCGGGGTCTTGCCGCAGGGCGCGGGGTCGGGGAAGCGCAGCTTGGCGACCTTGTCGGAGACCCGTACCGCGTCGAGGCCGGCGAGCAGCCGGTCGGCGCGCTTGGCCATGTTCTGCGCGGCGACGGTCTTGGTGGCCTTGGCGCGCATCTTGTCGGCCTGCGAGTGCAGCGCGGCGGCCTTCTTCTCGGCGTTCTGCCGCTCGCGCTTGCGGCGCTTCTCGTCGGCCTCGCGCTGCTGCTGGTAGAGCTTCCAGCCCATGTTGTAGACGTCGATCTCGGCGCGGTTGGCGTCCAGGTAGAACACCTTGTTGACGACCGTCTCGACCAGGTCGACGTCGTGGGAGATCACGATGAAGCCGCCGCGGTAGGTCTTGAGGTAGTCGCGCAGCCAGACGATCGAGTCGGCGTCGAGGTGGTTCGTCGGCTCGTCGAGGAGCAGGGTGTCCGCGTCGGAGAAGAGGATCCGGGCCAGCTCGATACGGCGGCGCTGACCGCCGGAGAGGGTGTGCAGCGGCTGGCCGAGCACCCGGTCGGGCAGGTTGAGCGCGGCGGCGATGGTGGCGGCCTCGGCCTCGGCGGAGTACCCGCCCTTGGTGAGGAACTCCGTCTCCTGGCGCTCGTACTGCTTCAGCGCCTTCTCCCGCGTGCTGCCCTGACCGCCTGCGATGCGCTGCTCGTTCTCGCGCATCTTGCGGATCAGTACGTCGAGGCCGCGCGCGGACAGGATGCGGTCGCGGGCGAGGACGTCGAGGTCGCCGGTGCGGGGGTCCTGCGGGAGGTAGCCGACCTCGCCGGAGCGGGTGATGGTGCCACCGGCCGGGATGCCCTCGCCGGCCAGGCACTTGGTGAGGGTGGTCTTGCCGGCGCCGTTACGGCCGACCAGACCGATGCGGTCGCCCTTGGCGATGCGGAAGGTGGCGGACTCGATGAGGACGCGGGCACCGGCGCGCAGCTCGACGGCGGAGGCGGAGATCACGGACAGGCTCCAGGGCGGATCGGTGTGGCGGGTGGGCGGCTGAGGACGTTCCCGCCGTCTAATGCGCGAGGAGAATGGCCATGGGCCGATTCTAACTGGGGGCGGCAAGCGGTTTTCCGCCCGTATGACAAGGGATCACGTGGCCTCGGTCACCGGTGCGGTCATCCGGTGCGGTCGCCGGTGCGCCCGGCATCGGTCCGGGTCGTTCGCTCGGCAGGGCGTTGTCGGTGGTGGGTGCAAAACTGAGCAGCGGGTCGTATTCCGGACGACGGAGAGGTCGTGATCGGTATGACGAGCAGGAGCGACGGACGTCCGAGCATCTATCCGACGCTGCTGTACGCGGACGCCAAGGCCGCCATCAGGCAGCTCACGGAGGCGCTGGGCTTCACCGAGCTCTCGGTGTACGAGGGCGAGGACGGGGTGGTGCAGCACGCCGAGCTGACACAGGGCAACGGCGCGGTGATGGTCGGTTCCAAGGGCAGCGGCAGCGTCTTCGACGGCGCGATGAAGGGCGCGGGGCCCACCGGGGTGTACATCGTCGTGGACGACGTGGACGCCCACCACCGGCGGGCCGTGGAGCACGGCGTGGAGATCCTGACGCCCCCGACGGACCAGGACTACGGTTCGCGGGACTACCTGGCCCGGGACGCCGAGGGCAATGTGTGGAGCTTCGGCACGTACGCCCCCGAGACAGGCGGCTGACGCCCTCCCCGGTGCTCCGTCTCCCGGTCAGCTGCCTCCGGTGTGCACCTGGAAGGCGGCGCGGCGGACGGCCTTGGCGAGGGCCGGGTCGGGGTGGGCGGCGGCCAGGGCGACCAGGACCTGGACGGTGCGGGGGTGGCCGACGGCGCGGACCTCGGCGAGCAGCGCGGGGACCGTGGGCTGCACCGCGGACTCCAGGTGCCGGACGAGGAGGGGGGCCTCGCCGTGGT from the Streptomyces sp. NBC_00310 genome contains:
- a CDS encoding glycoside hydrolase family 15 protein; the protein is MHPHIEDYALIGDHQTAALVNRHGSIDWLCLPRFDSAACFASLLGGEENGHWRIAPGEGGTCTRRAYRHDSLVLDTEWETDEGAVRVTDLMPQRDRAPDVVRIVEGLSGRVTMRSTIRLRFDYGSVVPWMRRSDGHRVAVAGPDAVWLRCEPEVRSWSEDRATYAEFTVEPGEKVAFVLTWHPSHEPRPRLVDPYEALRSSLHDWRAWAARCRYDGPHRDTVVRSLITLKALTYAPTGGIVAAATTSLPEEIGGVRNWDYRHCWLRDSTLTLGALLSCGYQEEAEAWRDWLLRAAAGDPADLQIMYGLAGERRIPEYDLPWLSGYEDSSPVRVGNDAVRQLQLDVYGEVIDSVFVSRRSGLPDKPDMWRMQCALMEYLRTAWRKPDEGLWEVRGPRRHFTHSKVMCWVAADRAVRTLEDDPTLTGGDLDGWRALRDEIHREVCERGYDAERNTFTQSYGSRELDAALLLIPQMGFLPPEDPRVVGTVDAIREELSHEGLVRRYSADHLTAATASVDGLPGGEATFLVCSFWLADALHLTGRTEEARELFERLVGLVNDVGLLAEEYDPVAKRQLGNFPQAFSHVGLVGTALALFDGEEAG
- a CDS encoding SDR family oxidoreductase gives rise to the protein MDLGLKDRVYIITGATRGLGNAVARELVADGAKVVVTGREEESVAAAAAALGANAVGVAADNADPEAAERLIAAARDHFGGFDGILVSVGGPAPGFVADTTDEQWSAAFASVFLGAVRLARAAAEELGEGGVIGFVLSGSVHEPIPGLTISNGLRPGLAGFAKSLSDELGPRGIRVVGLLPARIDTDRVRELDGMSADPEATRAAHESRIPLRRYGRPEEFGRAGAFLLSPAASYLTGIMLPVDGGMRHGF
- the amaP gene encoding alkaline shock response membrane anchor protein AmaP; the protein is MLRIVNRVLLGVVGLVLVGIGGAVLAVGLGVDPPSWWLHDGPDDVLLSDAERTRWRDSGWWWPAVIAGLAVLVLLALWWLTAVLRRHRLAEVLVDTGDGEGALLRGRALEGVLTSEAAESDGVERAHARLTGRRNAPEARVRLLLQPHVNPADALHTLTTEALTHARNSAGLAALPAEVRLQGAKHRAGRVS
- a CDS encoding DUF6286 domain-containing protein, coding for MSEPQRSEGTTQRLPVIEKADEKAHDAADATAGGKAADREPDQSASAAAYDPPPDLDGDNGGEKRFWSARRVPAAVLAALLLAGAGLFLYDIVAVRADRPAMAWRRSLARQLAERPLDDVWVLVGASVAVLLGLWLLLLAATPGLRDVLPMRRVHPRVRAGLHRGAAALALRDRAMEVSGVQSVRVRAGRKRVDVRAVSHFRELDEVRADLDATLADGIRGLGLSRPPALSVHVRRPGRKG
- a CDS encoding Asp23/Gls24 family envelope stress response protein, with the protein product MTDMTERNRTEGPDTTKESTQVGRRTTRRGGGDPGGRGRTTIADGVVEKIAGLAAREVVGVHAMGSGLSRTFGAVRDRVPGGAKSVTRGVKVEVGEVQTALDLEIVVDYGVSIIDVARDVRENVIAAVERMTGLEVVEVNIAVSDVKLPDEEDEEPESRLQ
- a CDS encoding nucleopolyhedrovirus P10 family protein, producing MTADGWTMAVRQRLGLGRVLPLGGPHDGAWITESAARAALRRTAASLRGVALGPLRISLADPEASPGSPETAVPPPPSALPPGPLRVTADFAAFSGPAAEPIPVTAARLRTALSTTATERLGLTVTEIDLRVTHLLEDAVVEEEQPASPAPEPVPAAAPRPTGDDEESRVAAAALSVRGVSHLTSALGGPGRAVDIAPGPALPRRHVRVELAVTRERRVLDVARDVRRAVGEALPDRPSVAVLITAVGR
- a CDS encoding enoyl-CoA hydratase/isomerase family protein — encoded protein: MASLEPLLDKDGVRLTVDDAIATVTLTNPAKRNAQSPALWRALTEAGRSVPGSVRVVVLRAEGKSFSAGLNRQMFAPEGIEGEPSFIELARRDDAGLDSTIAEYQEAFTWWRRNDIVSIAAVQGHAVGAGFQLALACDLRVVADDVQFAMLETSLGLVPDLTGTHPLVSLVGYARALEICLTGRFVQADEAQRVGLANLAVPVDQLDDAVRDLAGALVTAPREAVIETKALLRGAGGRGYDEQRAAERAAQARRLRDLAGVGE
- a CDS encoding helix-turn-helix domain-containing protein — protein: MAETLKKGSRVTGAARDKLAADLKKKYDSGASIRALAEETGRSYGFVHRMLSESGVTLRGRGGATRGKKAASA
- a CDS encoding ABC-F family ATP-binding cassette domain-containing protein, with product MISASAVELRAGARVLIESATFRIAKGDRIGLVGRNGAGKTTLTKCLAGEGIPAGGTITRSGEVGYLPQDPRTGDLDVLARDRILSARGLDVLIRKMRENEQRIAGGQGSTREKALKQYERQETEFLTKGGYSAEAEAATIAAALNLPDRVLGQPLHTLSGGQRRRIELARILFSDADTLLLDEPTNHLDADSIVWLRDYLKTYRGGFIVISHDVDLVETVVNKVFYLDANRAEIDVYNMGWKLYQQQREADEKRRKRERQNAEKKAAALHSQADKMRAKATKTVAAQNMAKRADRLLAGLDAVRVSDKVAKLRFPDPAPCGKTPLTAEGLSKSYGSLEIFTDVDLAIDKGSRVVILGLNGAGKTTLLRLLGGVEKPDTGEVIEGHGLKLGYYAQEHETLDPDRTVLENMRSASPDLDLVEIRKTLGSFLFSGDDVDKPAGVLSGGEKTRLALATLVVSSANVLLLDEPTNNLDPASREEILGALRTYKGAVVLVTHDEGAVEALQPERIILLPDGVEDLWGADYADLVALA
- a CDS encoding VOC family protein; this encodes MTSRSDGRPSIYPTLLYADAKAAIRQLTEALGFTELSVYEGEDGVVQHAELTQGNGAVMVGSKGSGSVFDGAMKGAGPTGVYIVVDDVDAHHRRAVEHGVEILTPPTDQDYGSRDYLARDAEGNVWSFGTYAPETGG